A DNA window from Bifidobacteriaceae bacterium contains the following coding sequences:
- a CDS encoding pyridoxamine 5'-phosphate oxidase family protein, translated as MSETERETPGGGNGPALDQDQSQGMRRHDREIADPAEVDAILGRCEIGRLGLYSRGEPYVLPLHFAHRRVEAGLEVYFHGTGEGRKIEAIGNGVRACFEADRRIALVDNAKACRIGAAFESVIGWGRLAACDDPGLAHAGLVALLDKYAPGRSHELTERDVKLVTVLRMVLDQVTAKQRLAP; from the coding sequence ATGAGCGAAACCGAGCGTGAGACGCCAGGCGGCGGCAATGGCCCGGCCCTCGACCAAGATCAGAGCCAGGGCATGCGCCGGCACGACCGCGAGATCGCCGACCCGGCGGAGGTGGACGCGATCCTCGGTCGTTGCGAGATCGGCCGGCTGGGCTTGTATTCGCGGGGCGAGCCATATGTGCTGCCGCTGCACTTCGCCCACCGGCGCGTCGAGGCCGGGCTGGAGGTCTACTTCCACGGCACCGGCGAGGGCCGCAAAATCGAGGCGATCGGCAACGGCGTGCGGGCTTGCTTCGAGGCCGACCGCCGGATCGCGCTGGTCGACAACGCGAAGGCGTGCCGGATCGGCGCGGCTTTCGAATCGGTCATCGGCTGGGGACGGCTCGCGGCCTGCGACGACCCGGGCCTGGCCCACGCCGGGCTGGTCGCGCTGCTGGACAAGTACGCGCCCGGGCGCTCGCACGAGTTGACGGAGCGCGACGTCAAACTGGTGACCGTGCTGCGCATGGTCCTGGACCAGGTCACCGCGAAGCA
- a CDS encoding glutaredoxin family protein codes for MTVTVYSKPACPQCRATQRALDRAQLEYQVVDLSQDDQALAEVLAMGHRQAPVVVAGEQHWSGYRPDRIAAVAALAHAAEHDAADAVRFSAVRRAA; via the coding sequence GTGACCGTCACCGTCTATTCCAAGCCCGCCTGCCCGCAGTGCCGCGCCACCCAGCGCGCCCTGGACCGAGCCCAACTCGAATACCAGGTGGTGGACCTCAGCCAGGACGACCAAGCCCTCGCCGAGGTGCTCGCCATGGGCCACCGCCAAGCCCCCGTGGTGGTGGCGGGCGAACAGCACTGGTCCGGCTACCGCCCGGACCGGATCGCCGCCGTGGCGGCTTTGGCCCACGCCGCCGAACACGACGCCGCCGATGCCGTCCGCTTCAGCGCCGTCCGCCGGGCCGCCTGA
- the nrdI gene encoding class Ib ribonucleoside-diphosphate reductase assembly flavoprotein NrdI: protein MVYFSSASGNTARFVEKLGWPAERIPLHRPQGAAKDDPGLVASGPFVLVVPTYGGGQERMAVPPQVIRFLNEPANRTWLRGVIAAGNTNFGTAYGIAGDVVAAKCQVPCLAKFELMGTPADLARIRDGLTDWWGNQ, encoded by the coding sequence ATCGTCTACTTCTCATCCGCGTCCGGCAACACCGCGCGCTTCGTCGAAAAGCTGGGCTGGCCGGCCGAGCGGATTCCGCTGCACCGGCCTCAGGGCGCGGCCAAAGACGACCCGGGGCTTGTCGCGTCCGGGCCGTTTGTGCTGGTGGTGCCCACGTACGGCGGCGGGCAAGAGCGCATGGCGGTCCCGCCGCAGGTGATCCGATTCCTGAACGAGCCGGCCAACCGGACGTGGCTCAGAGGCGTGATCGCGGCGGGGAACACGAACTTCGGGACCGCGTACGGAATAGCGGGGGACGTCGTCGCCGCGAAATGCCAAGTGCCGTGCCTGGCGAAATTCGAGTTGATGGGGACGCCGGCCGACTTGGCGCGGATCCGCGACGGGCTGACAGATTGGTGGGGGAACCAATGA